In Peromyscus eremicus chromosome X, PerEre_H2_v1, whole genome shotgun sequence, the sequence ccaaatccaggctgtgtttctttccctggtcttgTGCCCCAGggccagggttctactgtcctgctctgtgattggttggtttcacaaatcagctggccaggggcagagatcaCTCTGATCCgagccaaactgtgtttattTCCCTATCcttagctgagccatctttccctagttctgggctacAGGGTCAGGAGGGGTTTCTTTAGCCGGCCTCTTTTCCCTACATcatttgcctctggacttttatctttctcaattcgatatacctttctttacttcttactctgctgcttgctgtgtacctgggtggctggtccctgctgtcctctcttcttctccttttctcactcctgcctctcctctcctcctatgtattctctctgcatgtcaggccagcctatcctttctcctgcctagctattggccgttcagctctttattagaccaatcaggtgttttaggcaggcaaagtaacacagctttacagagttaaacaaatgcagcataaaagaattgCAGCATatccttgcatcattaaacaaatattccatagcataaacacatgtaacacatcttaaactaatattccacaacagacgcTGCTGTAGAAAGTCCAACTGTGTTTATATTTTGGGTATGTGAAATATTACTATTATTCAGATAATCCAATATAAATCTGTGTATTTGGAGAAGTACCACTCCTTCCTACTCTGTTCTCATTTCCCATTTCTTCCTCATCCTTCATAGAAGGAATGACATATCATTCACTTTTTGCTCTACTATCACTTATATTTATTTTGCACAAGGAAAGATAACATGTTTTCTTACATTGCCTCCTTACATGAGAGCATAGGGTGCACATTTCCGTTTTTCATTTaagagcatttctttctttactgaaaatagatttttttcatacaacgtattctgattatagtttcccctcccccagatcctcccacctccGCATTCACTCAAATCTGTtccttttctatctctctctcattagaaaacgaACATATAAgattaacaaaataatataaactaagaTACAATAAAATCTAACCAGAATAGGATAatgcaaacagacaaacagaaaaaagaaaagcagaaaaagcacaagagacacacattcacacacagagaaaacccataAAAGCAAAAATCTGAAGTGTAGTCAGaatttctttggaccaccagctcccaaataatgacatggagagttcctattaattatgagagcttagccttagcttaggcttgttcccaactagctctcaaaacttaaattaacctgtttatattaatctgcattctgccACATGAACCGTCACCTCTCCACACTGTTTGTCTGACTTCCCTGTCTCGCTGGCaaattctctcttcttcccagagttcctatctctgccaggaagtcctacctatcttctcctgcctagctattggctattcagttctTTGTTAAACCAAACAGAAGATGCCTTGGAAAaggcacatcttcacagtgtacaaaaagattatccaacaacactgaaaccataatatataagcaaaagatctgtaaggtttttttttaaaaaaaaaaaaacccaaatagagCATTAttggactaaaaaacaaaacaaaactccaaaaataccattgagttgaTTTTGTGTTAACTATCTACTGCTAGGCATAGAATCTGCTCTTAAATCTGGTttgtatatccagtgagactcttggagaaaactatttttttctttttgagaaatttagaaatagcttctgagttagggatgggggcttgtatCCACTTCTACAGACCCTGCACATATTtccccagtctctgtgagttcataagcgCATCattcctgttgtgtctagaaggccttgtttccttggagtcttcTATCCCCAGTGGctcataatctttctgcctcctcttttggaAAGTTCCCTATCCCCTGAGGGAAGGGAGTTGAAGGAGATAACCCATttgggactgagtgttccaagctaATAGCATTTCTTGAAATGCCTCCCTAATATTTCTTAAGagattttcattgttctttttcaCACTTGCATCAGACACATTTGTATGGCTATTCCATACCATTTTTAATCTACCTCTGTGTGaggtttttaattgtttatatcTTGAAATTATACATAATGCTTCACTGAATATCcttgggtatgtatgtatgtgtatatatatatacacagatacacatctGTATTTATAGAAGATCTTtgtaagatatttaaaattttattccttaCCATTTCACTACTAATAGAACACAAATCACCATATAATTTTGCCTATATGTTACCAGAGACTAAGCTATAACTCAgtgttattttaatatattgcATACATCTAATTGTCATTAAATTTgggcatttattatttgtttggtcTCTTCTTGACAGTTTTGTGTGAACTGTTAGTTCAtaccttttcttcattttcattcatttttggtCCTCTGTTCCTCAGTTGGTGAGTTCTTtatataggaagcagagtttccCCTTGTCTGGGATGTTTTACTGCTACGTCATTTTAGTCTGtaagttttcttttgaaatgcttgcatttgatatttttaaattctttgattttcatttggtCAGATCACTTATTGCTTCCTTTCTTTACCTCTAGAATTTGAGTGACATTTAGAAATCCCTTACCTACGTTAAGCTTAAAGAAAACCTGTCATATTTTCTTCAAGAAGCTGTGTGATTCcacttttttcttaaagatttaacTCAATTTTTAGTTACTCTATACATGGCATGATTCATGCatctactttaaatttttttcctttaaatcttTAACTCAATTTTTAGTTACTCTATACATGGCATGTTTTATGGATCTACTttaaggggtttttttttgttttgtcttaaatcaagtctcactctgtacattggatgtctgtctttcctttagtGGCTTCTCCATgtcacctttaaattttttatttattttaattatgtttcatgtgtatgtgtcttttgcctgtgtatatatcAGTGTAGCACGTTTGTACAGTTCCCTTCatagccagaagagggaatcagatcccctgaaactgaagtgtGTTGTGGATGGTTTCCaggactgggaattgaatccatgtcctctgggagatcagtcagtgctcttaactgccaccCCATCTTTTCAACCCTTCAGTAAACACTGATGTCCATCCATGTTGGCTTCTATTTCTAAGCTTTCTAACCTGTTTCATTCAGCTATTTGTCTGTTCTTATAGCAGTGATAAGACACTGTAATTACAGAAATTCTCTAGAAAGTTTTCGTTTTCTTGGTATGGTGTCAGGAGTCTCTCCGCAAgtgtcttccttcttccttatTAGCAATTCTTGTGTATTCTTTCACATATGAACTTTACCATCAGGCTGTCTAACTCAGTAAAATGTAGATATTTTTGAAATTGAATTAAATGTATACATCAACTAAgggagaattttttaaatgctgagttTGTCAGggaaaagtcaaatttaaacagcaTTGCTCCACAACCCTTATAATGGAATCTGGAGTCCTTATTCAATCATATCAGGCACATCCGCAACTGAATTTTGAACCAAAATACTGGAATATTCACAGATATTCCTAGGAACAGAACATGGTGACCTTGTAATAGAGCACAAACAGCAACTTCTTGAATACATTTCACTAACATTTGTAACAATGTGTGAAATCAGCTGCTTTGTTTCATGAGACTGCCCAGTCCCTTTCTTTCAAGACTGTTTGAGCTTTTCTTCACACAAAAGAAAGTTCTTGACAGATAGGATGTACTTAAACTCTCTTACAACTTGAGCTACATGAGAAGACAATCGTTTGAAGAACCTGGGACAGGTTTTTAGGACTGCATGAAGGATGTGTCCCTGAGATTAAAATCCTGGAAGCCTCAAGGAAATGTACCACTTCTTTGTTCTTAAGTGTGATAATTTTATATTAGTCATCAAGTCATTTATCCAAGGACAATGCCATAATGTGTGTGAGATGCTGTAGCAAAGAACCGTATTAGGTAGGTGATGAGTaacattaattttgttttcttacggttttaatgtttttgcttgaaatttttctttatacGGCTTATTCATATTGTTTTCAAAGCTATCTAATTTAATCATGCTATTTTCTCTTTATCAGTGTTGTGAAGGTCTTTTAGAGGGTTTGATGTTGTTCCCGAAGTAGAAGAAAATCTTAGGAGCTTTCTGACTCTTTTATGTGTTACAAGATTCTTAACCCccctcattttgtttctttttccaccATTAACAAATTTTCTTGAGTGTTTCTCCTAACCATATCAATGAATTCTTCCCACAGTCTGTGTCTTTTAAGATTGCAGTTTTAAACTAACCTCCATATCACTTATTTGATACACCTTTGATATTCATTGTTTATAACACATATTCATAATACATCTTGATGAGACTCATTGTGATGTGTCCATACCAACCTCTAGCTTACATGAATCGTATCCAACTTTGCTTTGCCACCCCAACCCTGGCACTGATCCCACAACCCAGAAGTCAGCATTCCATTATCAGATTGACTATCTCTTACTTTCCACATGTGAGACAACATACAGCTTTGAAGGGATCAGTTCTGAAGTCTTTGCCCTAAACTGTACCAcattcttttgattttgttttctttttcatctttagcCTTACTTCATGACTAGATTTTCTGAATATGCTTAAGGTCAACTTTAAGTTTTCTTAACCATCTTCCTTCGTCTCTGTCTTGTGAAGTTTTGGTGTCTTTGTCTGCCACAAATACAGTGAGAGGAGTGAGACAAATCAAGGGCTGGaatgtcattctttttctctttaatcacAATTAATTTggtgttttaatattttctattgtaCCACATTTTTGTAGATTTAGCTTTTTCTTCATCATAGCTTATATACTATTGAGGGAAAATACTGAAGTCATATAGCTAAGTGACCAAAATTGTTTACTGCTTACTTACTACCCATTTCTTTTTGGGGGcaggttttttggagacagggtttctttgtgtagctttggagcctaccctggaacttgctctgtagaacaggctgaccttgagctcacagagatccacctgcccctgcctcccgagtgctgggattaaaagcatatgccacaACCGCCCAGCTTACCATCCATtctaatggtgttttatcacatacATACTTTATATACAAGGGAGGGGGaatagtaatacacacacacacacacacacacacacacacacacacacacgcacacacgcacacacctttATACACTCACAAGTCAATTTCTAATCTGTGTCTATAGTAGATGTATCTAGTGTTGGCAATCTggttcatttattctttaaatttctaCTTTGCTGGCGCTGGTTGCAAAGAAGAgactgtgttttttttcccagagcttaTAAATATTTCTCCTTCTGATTCAGGTTCACAAAGATGGATACAAAGAACCCAAAGACACTGTTCGATCTCGCTATACAGAGTCTGCTGAGAAATGAGTCTATAGCAATCCAAGCTCTGGAGGATATGCCAAGACTCTTTTTTGTTCCACTGTTCATTGCTGCCTTCGAGGGCGggcataaaaatatattgtgtgagaTGGTGAAAGTGTGGCCCTATTACTGTCTCCACATTGGGTCATTAACTGTACAGGAGCCTCAACATGAACTCCTGAAAGCCATGATTGAGAATCTTCCAGTGCGTCCTTCAAGGAACTCTGCTTCTAGGTAAGACTGTATAATAGAAACATGGAAAGACAGAGGCGGTTACACCACAGCCTGCTACTCTCCCAGAAGGAGTAACAAGTAAATGCTGAAGATTTATGGGTGAGGCTGTTGTCTGCAAACTTGGTAACACATTAAAGATTGATTGTATTCAATGTTAATTATGAAATCGGTTACTGATTGTATTCAATGTTAATTATGAAATCGGTTACTGAGGGTTCTATTGATGGGTTTACATAACAGGTGTTACATAAGACAAAGACAGGAGCTTTAAGACTGGAGGGGATTTAAGGTATTTGAGGAATTGGGGGGGAGGAGGCTGAATTTTCATGGGAAAGATTTGTTGATAGTACAAGGAGTGTCAGCTGTGGATAAAAGAATTAGTTCCTAGATGTCATCATTGATTCTACTCAGTTTCACTATCGTTGGCTATTTCTCAACTATTCTATCTCCTCTTACCCCTACAGGAGACCTAAACTGAGGATCCTAGATTTAAGGCAAGACAACGACTGTAGGACCATATGCCATGAAGTCAGCATCAAGGaacctttctgttttcattcttgtgCTTATTCTGACAGCTCTATCCTGAAAATAGAAGGGCAGCATGGTTTCATAAATCCAGAGTCCATGGTTCAGTTCCCCAGGCCTATAGAGTTACTAGTGGACCTTTCCCTAGATGGCTCCTTAGTGGAAAAGGAATTTATGGTTTTTCTTACAAGTAAAATTAGGGAGAGTTCAGGGTCTTTGCACATATGCTGTCGAGATTTGCAAGTTGATAAACTGTGTGACAGCAAATGCACACTGAGACTTCTTGATCTCAACTGTGTTGATCAGTTGTCAATTGATAAGGGTTCGCTGAGTGATATCACCAATGTCCTGTCTCAGATGGACCACCTAGAGAGCCTCAGTCTGTCTAAAGTCACTTTTAGATCTCTGGGTgggaaagtctttaaaaatttccTAGGTCACTTGCAACGTATGAACAGCCTTAAGGAAGTCAGCTTGTCTTCATTCTGTCTCACGGGTCATCTGGACAGAGTGCTCAGGTAAGAGTTTGGGCCAGGGCCCTGGGTTTCCTGAGGAGCCTgttgagacaggaaagaaaacattcttgGGTATTCCTAATCTCCTGAACAGCTTTTATGCTTTCCACTTTGTCACTTTTGGGAATTTGAAACTGGAgaaagaattacaaaaattaagcaGCCAGCAATGTACAGACAAGTGCAGAAATAAAAGGTGAAAAACACTAGCCTTCTAGATATGAAGAGGAGCAGGGATTGAGATGAGGGAAGATTTTTTACTATAGCATTGATCCACCTAATCTTAGATGCCCATAGTTCACAATGTCAGATCACTTTACTGATATGTAATCCCCAAGGCATAGGCCATGAAAGTAGAGGTTGGTATTTAGGGACTGACCAAAGGGAATTTTCAGTTGCCTGCTCTTTCTGATCTCTCACCACTAAAAAGGTGAACTGAAATATAGAATGGATAAAGTTGTAAGTATCAAGTGCTTCCAGttttttctcttaatatttttttttttttttttggttttttcgagacagggtttctctgtgtagctttgcgcctttcctggaactcgctttggagaccaggctggcctcgaactcacagagatccgcctggctctgcctcccgagtgctgggattaaaggcgtgcgccaccaccgcccggctcttaatatttcttaaaatcatCTATTATAATACAATGTACACATTCTTAAGATTAAAAGAAATTGTATCTCAGTGTTGAAAACAAAACtttcagccagatgtggtggcacaggattttaatctcagcactcaggaggcaaagacaggcagattctttgagtttaaggccagtataacctccatagtgagttctaggacagccaggactacagagtaagatcctgtctaaaaaaaattctcagagtCACAAAACTATTAAGTGATCTAAAGCACACATTAACACATTAATACCCAATTATAATGCATGTGAAATGTAGTTTATTCCTGATACAAAGGTATATTTTTCCTTATTCAATCTCCATTcttcagaagttttttttttgttttctccctaCAGAGTCCTGCCACCTGGTCTGGATTTCTTGTATCTGACATTCTGTGATCTTTCGTACAGAGACTTCAGATTTCTGGCCCAGTGCCCTCAGGCCTCCCGACTAAAGCTGTTGAATCTTAGCAACAACCCAATGTATTGGGATGACTTTGAGCCTTTTCAAACTCTTCTGGTAAATCTCTCTGGTACTCTTTGCCATCTAGAGATAAATCATTGCCTTATAAATGATACTGCAATCTCTGTTCTTATCCCTGCTCTGATTCGTTGTACTCATCTCCGTGTTCTGTGCTTTGCTTCTAACCCCATCACAATGCCTATGCTTGTGACTATCATGAATAATTTAACACCCTTGAAGAATCTAAAATATGTGATTTATCCCATCCCTGTACATTGCTATGAACTGTGGCCTTTTCAGGGCAGTTTAGACCGAAGGAAGCTTGCTATTGTACAACTACAGTTGAAGGTGATGCTAGAGCTTGCAGAGAGGACTGACATGAACTGGATCACTTACTTAGAATAAATTTCACAATCCAACACAGTTTCAACCCGATATGTACTATTTAAGTACTAAATGTTATTTCCTGGACCCATACACACAACAGGTTCTTTACATTGTAGAAAATTACACTTAGGGAATATAGGTATGTAACTGATTCCTACACagaatattttagaaaagatGGAGGATTTTGAGAGTTCCTGTGTATCACTGGTCTACTattgatatatttcattttactgaCCAGAGTGATGTGTATTGCGTATAATACAGGATGATCAAGTCCTAGTTTCCTCTGTCTGTGCCCATACTGTTTGGTTCGCTTGTTGGTACATCACACAAATCAGAACAGTGACAGACTTTCCTGCCTATAATTGTGAAAGGGGCAGTGGTTTTTGAAGACAATGTTTTCATCCCCTAAATTACTTCAGGCTGGTTTTGGTTACTTTTGGAAATCCATCAGGATTCAATAGTGgggccaggaaagaaagacagcagaggctttgaggtttcaatagaACCTTCAAGAACATAATTATAATATTTCCTTGATGTAGGCCTGCCCTAAAGTTTCCACTACTTCCCATGAAGTTCTCAGCTGGATATCCAGCCTTTGCCACATGAATTTTTAGGTG encodes:
- the LOC131899004 gene encoding melanoma antigen preferentially expressed in tumors-like, with the translated sequence MDTKNPKTLFDLAIQSLLRNESIAIQALEDMPRLFFVPLFIAAFEGGHKNILCEMVKVWPYYCLHIGSLTVQEPQHELLKAMIENLPVRPSRNSASRRPKLRILDLRQDNDCRTICHEVSIKEPFCFHSCAYSDSSILKIEGQHGFINPESMVQFPRPIELLVDLSLDGSLVEKEFMVFLTSKIRESSGSLHICCRDLQVDKLCDSKCTLRLLDLNCVDQLSIDKGSLSDITNVLSQMDHLESLSLSKVTFRSLGGKVFKNFLGHLQRMNSLKEVSLSSFCLTGHLDRVLRVLPPGLDFLYLTFCDLSYRDFRFLAQCPQASRLKLLNLSNNPMYWDDFEPFQTLLVNLSGTLCHLEINHCLINDTAISVLIPALIRCTHLRVLCFASNPITMPMLVTIMNNLTPLKNLKYVIYPIPVHCYELWPFQGSLDRRKLAIVQLQLKVMLELAERTDMNWITYLE